GTCTTTatacatggtggaatgggaggTCAGATATTGACTGCATATGCAAGAGGCTAGACAGGTTTCTGGCTAATCAACAGTTCCAAGATTTATTCCCAGCACTGGAGGTTGAGCATTTGATCAAGTATGGATCAGACCATGCTCCTCTCTTATTATCCTACAATGTTAATACTGTACAAGTTAGAAAATCATTCAAGTTTCTTAACTTCTGGACAAAGCATGATTCTTTATTAAAGGTAGTTAAGGAGAATTGGCAGTAAGATTATATGGGTAGTCCATTCATAGTGTTTCAAAATAAGATGAAGAACGTGAAGATAACATTGGCAGCTTGGAGCAAAGAAATATTTGGTGATATTTTCAAATAGATTGCTGCCTTAGAGGATGTGATTAAAGTTCATGAGATTGAGTTTGAGCTTCATTTAACAACTCAAAATAGAGCCAAATTGCATAAGGTGGAAGCTGATCTTACCAGGTACTACCACTTAGAAGAGGAATTTTGGAGGCAAAAAGTAGGAATGCAGTGGTTCAAAGATGGAGATAGGAACACTAAATTCTTTCATGCTCATCTCAAAGGAAAGAGGAAGAGGCTGCAAGAGTCCAAAATTCTTTATAATAATGGTTATTGGATTGAGTCACAGGAAGAGATGACTAAGGAGGCAGTGGATTTCTTTCAAGCTCAATTCACTGAGAAGAGGATTCCAACAGATTTTGACATAGTGAACCCTGTTCCCAAGATGGTCACTGATGAACAAATTCTAGACTGTTGGCAGAACCAACATTGGAGGAAGTCAAGCTTGTAGTTTTTTGCTTGAATGGGGATAGTGCCAGTGGTGCTGATGGATTCACTAGAAAGTTCTATCAAGCTAGCTATGATATTATTGGTGATGATGTTTTAAATATGGTTAGGTCATTCTTTTGTGGTTCTGAGCTAACTAAATTCATTAAACACACAAATCTTGTGTTGTTGCCTAAGAAGAAGAATGTTACAACCTTCTCAGATATGAGACAAATTAGTTTGAGCATTTTCTCAAACAAGATCATCTCTAGGGTGATTCATGAGAGATTGGTGGACTTGTTGCCTACTCTTATTTATCCAAATAAAGTAGGTTTTGTAAAAGGAAGGAGTATTGTGGAGAACATCTTATTAACACAGGAAATTATTACTGACATAAGGAAGAGAGGCAAGCCATCCAATGTGGTGATAAAACTAGATATGGCCAAAGCATATGATCGGGTTTCATGGTTGTTTTTGACAAAAGTGTTGAGGCAGATGGGTTTTGCGTAAATATTCATTGATATGTATTCAAATTAGTTTCAAACAATCGGTATTCAGTACTGCTAAATGGCCAGCTAAATGGTTTCTTCAAATAGTCAAAGGGTGTAAAGCAAGGAGATCCATTGTTTCCTACATTATTTCTATTGGTAGCAGAGGTACTTGGTAGTGATTTAGATACTTTCTTTGACAACCCTAATTTCATAGGGTTTGGAATGCCAAAATGGAGTCAGAATATCAATTACCTCTCATATGCTGATGACATTATCATTTTCAGTTCTTCTCACTGTGGCGCAATCCAATTGATCATGAATGTACTAGAGGAATATGAAGCAGCTTTAGGTTAGAAAGTTAACAAGGTGAAGTTAGCTTTTTATATGCATGAAAATGTTCCCGAAGAAGAAGCCAATACAGTGCATCTAACTACTGAATTCCAAAGAAAGCAATTTCCCTTTACATACCTGGGCTGTCAAATATTTTACAGTAGGAGGCAGAAGAATTTTTA
This region of Nicotiana tomentosiformis chromosome 4, ASM39032v3, whole genome shotgun sequence genomic DNA includes:
- the LOC138909918 gene encoding uncharacterized protein, yielding MEQQLTLKLFHRSLGKQLFITLVYAKCDAVERIELWNSMYHLASDMESPWLVGGICTLYDLGFKGSLYTWWNGRSDIDCICKRLDRFLANQQFQDLFPALEVEHLIKYGSDHAPLLLSYNVNTVQVRKSFKFLNFWTKHDSLLKIAALEDVIKVHEIEFELHLTTQNRAKLHKVEADLTRYYHLEEEFWRQKVGMQWFKDGDRNTKFFHAHLKGKRKRLQESKILYNNGYWIESQEEMTKEAVDFFQAQFTEKRIPTDFDIVNPVPKMVTDEQILDCWQNQHWRKSSLSFFCGSELTKFIKHTNLVLLPKKKNVTTFSDMRQISLSIFSNKIISRVIHERLVDLLPTLIYPNKVGFVKGRSIVENILLTQEIITDIRKRGKPSNVSKGVKQGDPLFPTLFLLVAEVLGSDLDTFFDNPNFIGFGMPKWSQNINYLSYADDIIIFSSSHCGAIQLIMNVLEEYEAALDEVVEKGEWNVVPLRELLPSEIAETPPSCDLNDRPWWKLETKGQFTKISA